In the Oncorhynchus nerka isolate Pitt River linkage group LG2, Oner_Uvic_2.0, whole genome shotgun sequence genome, one interval contains:
- the LOC135573600 gene encoding OX-2 membrane glycoprotein-like, with product MAPALCNYLFIQLILLPKGLSQLVRTQQVVTATLGEDAVLTCELMTLKDVRQVTWQKETTEANENVATYSKRGPDVNVRFKGKVEFEDEGLQNCSIVIRGVSRGDESCYKCLFNTFPEGAISGTTCLKVNELYGPSLLITQTNNSHTTLSCSATGRPVPTVTWEDTEILEDSTMANVTHLNGTVTVTITSTLAAFSLPDKDTRVGCMVSLFSGGVTKNVSMVIPARTQASFPDVPEVTDGDRIRVNPTGIGAVMGSLCFIAVCCGAAVALWCKLRTTTRSQ from the exons ATGGCGCCTGCACTCTGCAACTACCTGTTTATTCAGCTAATACTCCTCCCTAAAG GGCTCTCTCAGTTGGTAAGAACACAGCAGGTTGTCACAGCAACCCTGGGAGAAGATGCAGTCTTAACCTGTGAGCTCATGACACTCAAAGACGTGCGGCAAGTCACCTGGCAAAAAGAGACAACTGAGGCGAATGAAAATGTGGCCACCTACAGCAAACGAGGTCCTGATGTCAACGTACGTTTTAAGGGGAAAGTGGAGTTTGAAGACGAGGGACTGCAGAACTGCTCTATCGTCATCAGAGGAGTGTCAAGAGGAGACGAGTCCTGCTACAAGTGTCTGTTTAACACCTTTCCAGAGGGAGCTATCAGTGGAACCACCTGCCTCAAAGTCAATG AGCTGTATGGACCCTCACTCCTCATCACACAAACCAACAACAGTCACACcactctgtcctgttctgctaCTGGACGACCTGTTCCTACAGTAACCTGGGAAGACACAGAAATTCTAGAAGATTCCACAATGGCCAATGTCACCCATCTCAATGGAACTGTCACGGTCACCATAACTTCTACGCTGGCAGCATTCAGTCTACCTGACAAAGACACCAGGGTTGGCTGTATGGTGTCACTGTTCTCTGGAGGTGTCACCAAGAACGTATCCATGGTTATTCCAGCTAGAACTCAAGCTTCATTTCCTG ATGTACCTGAGGTCACTGATGGTGACAGGATCAGAGT TAACCCAACAGGGATTGGTGCAGTGATGGGTTCACTGTGTTTCATTGCTGTGTGCTGTGGAGCTGCTGTGGCACTATGGTGCAAACTGAGAACTACAACAAGAAG CCAATGA